Part of the Deltaproteobacteria bacterium genome, GGGAACTGTTGAACCATAAGAAGGAAGCAGATCTCGCGCAGAAGAGGCATAGCTGGTGAAGAAATCATTGCAGCAGTAGTTTAAAGCCCAATCCATCAGCGTGGGATAGCTTTGCATGTGGTTATCCGAAAAATAAGCAACAGTAGTTGGAACCAGCCTGTCCCACATGTGCATGTCGATCATCCCAAAGGGATAAGCTCCATAAATTGGTTCACCAGGTCGGGTAAAGCCGGTAGTGCGAGTCACTGAGTAATTTCCAATCCAGTTGAGATGATAGGCCAAATATTGCCCTGTGAAAGGATTTACACTGGAAACATCCGCGGCGGCATGTTGATCCCAAAGAAGATTATTGATAATTTCAATCTCCATAATGTCTTCATGAGCGTAGGGACTCTCACGAGAAATTTCAGGGAAGCGCCCCAAAAGTCTGTTCCAGTTGTTATTAATCAACGAAAGCCTATCCAAAGGCATTCCGATACGAGGGGCAGAATAATTGATGAGCATTCCATTATAAAGGTGCCCCCCCAGGGTTTCCGCCAATAGTGTGTTCTGCACCGTAATGTCGTGAGAGAAAGAAATTTCAATCGATTCATCACTCGCTTCTTCGGTGGAGATATGGTCAAAGATGGAATTGCTGGCCGATCGGATACGCAACCCATCATCTAAAGCTAGTCCATTTTCTCCGTTCGGCCGTGTGCGAATATTGCGGACGATCAAGTCGGACGATCTCAGCGAGGCAGCCAGGCAGGCCTCATTCTGATCGCACCAGCCCGCACCCGCTTCATCGGTATTTATTCCCCTCACGATAATGCCTTGCGGAGAAGTTTGTCCAGCAAGGGTGATATGACTTTTACCCCTAAACACGATGTAATTATTGATAAGCCCGCTGACCCTAAAAACAATAGTTCGTGGGCCTGTAGCAGAATCAATACAATCCTGCAGAGAACCTGCACCCGAGGTATTCAAGTTGGCGACGATGCACACATCCCCTCCACGACCCCCAGTAGCAAAGGCGCCAAAACCAAGGGCTTCCGGAAAGGCAAGAAGGCCTGTTGCTGTAGGCGCTGTTGTTGCAGCATGTGCTGTAGTAGGTGCTGTGGTAGCTGCTACAGTGGGTGCCGTCACAACAGAGTTCAAAGAAACACCTGGATTTGTTGCCGCATTGCTCACAATATTCAGCTGAGCGCTAAAGGTTCCCACCGTAGGAGAGCCATTAAAGCCGACACTCACGCTACAATTTGCTCCCACCGCAACACTTCTCCCCGCACATCCGGAGGCGTTCAAATTATAAAGAGAGGCAGAACTTCCCGCCAAACTCAGCGCACTAATCGCCAAAGGAGCGGTTCCAGAATTGCGCACAGTCACGCTCTGTGCGACGGCGCTGTTTCTTATCAATGCTGAAAACGAAAGAGAGGCAGGAGTAACACTCACTGCAGGCATGGTGATAACTATAGGGGTTACTGTAGAACTCAAAGTGAGGCTTGGGTTCGTGGCTAAACTACTCGAAACATTCACCCGTCCACTAAAACTTCCTGCCGTAGAGGGGCTAAAACTCACGCTCACTGAACAACTGGCCCCTGCGGCCAGACTCCTCCCATTACAGGCTGTGGCATTCAAGCTGAACCTCGAGGAATTGGTCCCCGATAAACTCAAGGAACTGACTGTCACTGCCGCCGTCCCCGAATTTCTTAAGGAGGCACTTTGAGTCGCAGTACTTCCACCGGCCTGGGCATTAAAGCTCAGTGAAGCAGGAGAGAAACTTAGGACAGCAACGGGGGCTGCTTGCACATTGATGGCAAAGGGCTGATCACTCACAGAATTTCCAATAGTTGCTCTCAGTAACGGATTTTGCATTCCCAAAGGCGCATTCGTAGCAACTGTAAAGGTGACAGCTCCTGTATTTCCAGTGATTGGAGCAGGACTTACCACCGCTGTAATTCCATTTGCCCCTACGAGTCGAAAATACGCGGGATTTTTATTTCCATACCGGTCGATGGAAATGCTGGTCGTAAAACTCTGGCCCTGCCTCAGATTGAAATCGCGCCTTCCTGCATACCAGTCTGCATGGACGTCTCCTGCCCAGGCAGTCGTTAGGACTACGAATGGCATCCAAAAGAACAAGCTTCTCCGTCTCTTTAAAAATGACATAGCTCCTCCTTTTTTAAAAAAGGTTCTTTTACGTATACCTCGGCAGATATCAGGGAGTACAAAGACAATTCCACTAAAATCGTTAGAAAGTACAAAAAAAAGCCCCGATAAATCGGGGCTTTTTTTGAAGTTTGTCTCCTTTTTTCTAATAAGCGCATTGCGAACTGATGCTCGCATCTTGAGCTATGAGCTGATTCATCCGCTCATTCAGATAAACCTCCAGATTGGTATAGCCTTCTGTCGACAAGTTCGTGCCATTGTTGTCGGCAAGATTGGGATTTAAGCCATGGGCAATTTCCCAGGCATCAGGCATACCATCTCCATCAGTATCTACAGGGCTTGGAGCGGCAGGATCCATCAAGAAGCTATCTCCCCCAGGATTGCTCGCTGTGGCAGTGGGGTTGATATTCACCACCGTCGGATCAATATTTCCGGAGCAAACAGAACTCATTAAACGCCTATCCATAGGATCGCGTGGAAAAGCCCCCGCGGTTTTATAGATAGAATCTATCAAAGAAATTCCGCTGGGTTGAGGGGTAAAACTAATATGGGGAGCCACAAAAGAATTGGGCAAAGAAACAGCCCAATCGGGCATGAGCTGGTCTCCTCCATAGAGTTTGAAATCATTGCAGCAATACTCCATTTGCCAATCTTGAAATCCAGGATACATCTGCATGTGATTGTCAAACACATAGGCCCTGGTCAGCGTCACATCATGCGTTCCCAAATGCATGTCGAACATTCCGTAAGGATAGGCAGGTCTTGTGACCCAGTAATTTCCCACATAGTTCACATGA contains:
- a CDS encoding choice-of-anchor D domain-containing protein, translating into MPFVVLTTAWAGDVHADWYAGRRDFNLRQGQSFTTSISIDRYGNKNPAYFRLVGANGITAVVSPAPITGNTGAVTFTVATNAPLGMQNPLLRATIGNSVSDQPFAINVQAAPVAVLSFSPASLSFNAQAGGSTATQSASLRNSGTAAVTVSSLSLSGTNSSRFSLNATACNGRSLAAGASCSVSVSFSPSTAGSFSGRVNVSSSLATNPSLTLSSTVTPIVITMPAVSVTPASLSFSALIRNSAVAQSVTVRNSGTAPLAISALSLAGSSASLYNLNASGCAGRSVAVGANCSVSVGFNGSPTVGTFSAQLNIVSNAATNPGVSLNSVVTAPTVAATTAPTTAHAATTAPTATGLLAFPEALGFGAFATGGRGGDVCIVANLNTSGAGSLQDCIDSATGPRTIVFRVSGLINNYIVFRGKSHITLAGQTSPQGIIVRGINTDEAGAGWCDQNEACLAASLRSSDLIVRNIRTRPNGENGLALDDGLRIRSASNSIFDHISTEEASDESIEISFSHDITVQNTLLAETLGGHLYNGMLINYSAPRIGMPLDRLSLINNNWNRLLGRFPEISRESPYAHEDIMEIEIINNLLWDQHAAADVSSVNPFTGQYLAYHLNWIGNYSVTRTTGFTRPGEPIYGAYPFGMIDMHMWDRLVPTTVAYFSDNHMQSYPTLMDWALNYCCNDFFTSYASSARDLLPSYGSTVPNVFTGSHVDHTALSADQVKRHVFENVGAFPRDAEDHRLMGAVCSGVIDPTNVYENPYGDAFSITNNVTDFPADSDNDGMPDAWEISHGLNPNVDDHNGTNLSGEGYTNIEVYLNELANQIVHVDSSHCSF